The genomic segment TTTACACCACGCTTTACTGTAAATCATTATTGCAGCCAAAGGTCAATGCTTTGCATTTGTAAGTAGCTCAAGAGAAACATTTAGTATATTTGCAAGTGCTACCAATTCAATATCGGTGACAAAGCGTTCTCCGTTTTCGATTCTTTGAATTGCATTTTTGTCAACATCAAGCCCTTGAATTTGCAGTTGATCAGCAAGCATTCGCTGTGACACTTTTGGGTTTAAACTCTTACGTATTCGCGCTACATTTTTACCACAGATATTATTTCTACCGTCGACGGCTTTATTTTTATACATCCAAACACCTTCGTTTTAGTTCTTATCCTGTTTTAGCCCAAGAATATAATCAGCGCTCACATTATAAAACTTACAAAGCATAATGAGATGGCGAATAGGCATTTCGTTTAGTCCCTTTTCGTAACGGGAATACATCTGTTGCGATGTTCCCAATATTTTTGCAATAGCTTCCTGCTTTAAATCATTATCCTCACGCAATTCCCTAATTATTTCTATATATGTTTTCATAAATATATCACTCCAATAAAATTATACGTACAACATATATGATGTATTGACTTTACATAATATATTATGTAAAATTGCATGTATAACATTTAAATTGGAGGGAAAAAGATGCCGGATTATGAAAAAATGTATACCGTATTGTTCAATAGGGTGACAGATGCAATTGAACAGTTGCAAACCGCACAGCAGATTACCGAGGAAATTTATGTTGCCTCAGGTGAACAGGCAAACAAAAACGAGGATGGCTAGCCATCCTCGTTTTTACGCTATCATTTGTAAGTTGTTTTAGTGATTTGCTTTATTATACGATATACTTTTTAACGCTTTCGGGAAGTTCTGCAGCGTCGCAAGATACTGTAAAGATGATCGATGCTTTGCTTACCTCAACAAGTGCATTCAAATCTTCTATAAAAGCAGCAAACTCTTCGTAATTTTTGCCGCCTATTTTCAGCGTGCCATCTACAAAGATTTCAGAAATATCATAGTTGCCTGCAAAAATACCTGCGAGGAAACCATAAAACGCCTTGTAGCCCTCAACCTTATAATCTTCGATATCAATCAATCTGACAGCATGATCGATATTGTATGTCATTTTAAGACCTTTCTCAACGCATACGATATTACCGGTGGTTGTTTTAACGGCGGCATTAATCTGATTGATGAGTGTTTTTGTTTTGCCGGAGCCTTTGTTACCCACGATGAGCTTAATCATGTTTTATTCCTCCCAGTTTTTATTATATTTGGTATCGCCCTGCGGCGAATGTTGTGTGTTGCCTATTTTAATTTTGCTTCCAATTCAGCCTTCATATCCTCATAACCCGGTTTGCCAAGCAAAGCAAACATATTCTTTTTGTAACTCTCAACGCCCGGCTGATCGAATGGGTTTACGTTCAATGTGTAACCCGAGATGGCACATGCTTTTTCAAAGAAGTAAACCATATAGCCAAACTCGTGTTCGTTGATTTCGGGAAGCTCAAGCACGATGTTGGGAACACCGCCCTCTGTGTGTGCTAAGATGGTGCCTTCCAGCGCCTTTCTGTTTACAACGGACATATTCTGCCCAGAAAGGAAGTTGAGCCCGTCTGCGTTGGCTGCATCATTATCAATGTATAAATCGGATTTTGGTTTTTTAATATCCATCACGGTTTCGATTAAAATACGCTCACCCTGTTGGATGTATTGACCCATGGAGTGGAGGTCGGTAGAAAAAGTTGCAGAGGAGGGGAACAAACCTTTATTTTCTTTGCCCTCGCTCTCGCCAAACAGTTGTTTGAACCATTCTGCCATCATAGTAAAAGCAGGTTCGTAGCTCACCAGCATTTCTATGGCTTTGCCTTTGCGATACAAACAGTTGCGAATGGCCGCGTAGCGGTAGCAATCGTTGGAAGAAACATCATCGTTGTCAAGTTCTTTCTGGGCCGTTGCCGCACCATTCATAATGGCGTCAATGTCAATGCCTGCAACAGCAATGGGTAATAAACCAACCGCAGTAAGTACCGAGAATCTTCCGCCTACATCATCGGGGATGCCAAAGGTTTCGTACCCTTGTTCATTGCAAAGCTGTTTGAGTGTTCCGCGGGCTTTGTCGGTGGTACAGTAAATTCTGCCTTTTGCACCGTCAACACCGTATTTTTTCTCAAGCAGTTCACGGAAGATACGGAATGCCAAAGCGGGTTCTGTCGTGGTGCCCGATTTTGAAATAACGTTGATAGAAATATCTTTGCCCTCGCAAATCGAGAGGATTTCGTTTAAATAAGTAGGATTGATGTTGTTGCCCGCAAAGAAGATATCTGGTGTATCTTTTTTGAGGTTGTTATAGAAAGGAGAACGGAGCAATTCGATGGCAGCTCTTGCACCGAGGTAGCTTCCGCCAATACCGATGACGATTAAAATGTCGCTGTCTTTTTTAATTTTTGCAGCAGCAGCTTTAATTCTGCAAAACTCTTCTTTATCGTAGTCGGTAGGGAGGTTGAGCCAACCCAAAAAGTCGTTCCCCTTGCCGGTACCTTCATGCAAGGTTTTATGTGCAGCCTTAATCTCGGGGTAAATTGCATTGATTTCAGCCTCTGTTAAAAAGCCCTTAATATAGTTGGCGTTTAATTTTAATGGCATTTAAAATTCCTCCAGTTTTCTATGTCTTTATTCTACAATATTACAGCATTATTTGCAAGTATCTTGTTCGAATATCTTGTCAATTTATGCAGTTTTCACAAAAAGTTCATTTTATTTTAATTTTATCAAAGAACCAAACAATGTTTTCACGCCGTTACGGAAAGTCATCTTTTCAACCGCATGGGCAGCTTTTAGCGGGTATTCTGTAATCGGGTTGCTGTCGAGCGAAATTACTACTTTACCCAGTATCTGCCCCTTCTCAATCGGAGCAACTACATCCGGCACCATGCTCACGCGCTGTTCCAGCTTTTGTTCATCGCCCTGCTTCACCACGATCGCCTTAGGCGGGTCATACTGCACGGCAACCTCGGGTTTGGTACCATGTAAAACCTTTACCGGGGTAAGTTGCTCATCAATGCTCGGTGGGGTTGCCATAGCATAGTTGGCAAAGCCGTAATCGAGCAATTTACGGGCACCTGCAAAACGGTCGTTGCTCGTAGGTGCACCCAATACTACTGCAACCAGCGAAAGCCCGCCCCGCTGTGCCGAGGCAGAAAGGCAGCTGCCTGCACCGTCGGTTGTACCGGTTTTTAATCCCGTTGCGCCATCATAAAAGCGAACAAGCTTGTTGGTGTTTACCAACTGCGTTTTACCGCCGCGCAGCGAATCCATCCAAACGGTAGAATATTCTTTAATTTTTTCATGTTTCAACAGCTCTGCAGACATAATAGCAATGTCGCGGGCGGTAGTCAAATGCCCTTTGTTATCTAACCCGCAAGCGTTGTGAAATGTGGTATTTTTCATCCCGAGTTCTTTGGCGCGGTTGTTCATCATGCCAACGAAGCCTTCTTCGCTGCCTGCAACTGCCTCACCCAGCAGTACCGAAGCATCGTTTGCCGAAGATATTGCTGCCGCTTTGAGCAGTTCATGTACGCTCATTTGTTCATTCGGTTCCAGCCAGATTTGGCTGCCGCCCATAGAAGCAGCATGCTCCGAGCAGCTTACCATATCTTCCATCTTTAGTTTGCCCGCTTCCAGCGCTTCCATCACAAGCAAGAGCGTCATTATTTTTGTAATGGATGCGGGGGGCATCAGTTCGTCGGGATTTTTTTCGTACAACACCTGCCCGGTAGTCTGTTCGACCAAAATGGCCGATTTTACATTCATCGCTAGGTTGCTTGGCTCCACAGGGAGCGAAACGTCCAGCTTCGCCTCTTCGGCGAATACAGGCTGTGCGCCTAAAATGCACAGCAAAAATGCCAAAAACAGTGCAAGGGTACGTTTACCGATTATAGACATAAAAGCACTCCCATTCGTTCACATGTTGCTACTAGTGTATGCAGACAAGGGAGCAAAAAATGTGCTTTCATGCAGGATAGCTGGACAGCATTATAAAAAATGCCACCCAGCTATTTGTTTTTGTTTATTCGGTTACTTGGCAATGAAAGGTTTAATCTCGTCCATAAATGCATCGCAGTTGTCGCTGTAAACCTGCATTTTAATCGGCTTCGATAAATCAAGGCTAAAAATACCCATGATTGACTTCGCGTCGATTGCATATCTGCCCGAAACCAAGTCTACATCGAAATCGTACTTGGAAACCGTGTTTACAAAAATTTTGACGTCGTTGATTGTGTTCAGAAGAATTGTAACTTCTTTCATAACAGCAATCCTCCATTTCTATGTATGATTTATAAGGATAATTACCATAATTACAATATATCAGTCAGGGGTTTTTAAGTCAACTGCTAATTGTAATAATCCTAGAAATTTATTATAATAGTAGATGAGAAAAAGGCTTTTTTGTACAAATTTTTAATTTCGTTGTGCAAGTTGTGTCGAATGATATCAAACGGTGCGGCAGCCTTTAACAGAACAAATTACGGAGGGCGAATATGAGAGCCGCTTTTTATACGCTGGGCTGCAAGGTAAACCAGTACGAAACACAAATTTTAGAGCAAATTTTTTATGACAACGGGTTTGATATAGTATCGCCCGATACTGCGGCGGATGTATTCGTCATCAACTCCTGCACGGTCACCTCGTCGGGCGACAAAAAAACAAGGCAGGCACTGCGCCGTTTTAAACGTGCAAACCCGCAGGCGGTTGCGGCACTTACCGGTTGCTTTCCGCAAGCGTTCCCCGATGCGGCAGAAAAAATACCCGAGGCCGATGTGATTACCGGCTCTTATAACCGCGCCAGTCTGCTTACCAATATCCAAAAATATTTGGCAACAGGCGAGCGTGTGATTGATATTACCGCGCATGAGCGCGGCGAAAAGTTTGAGAGCATGAAAGCAAGCAAATTCCTCGACCGCACTCGCGCTTTTATAAAGATACAAGACGGATGCGACCGCTACTGCTCATATTGCATCATCCCTATGGCGCGCGGCCCTGTGCGCAGCAAACCGTTGGCAGAACTGGAAGAAGAACTGGCGGGGCTGGCAAAATCGGGCTACAAAGAGGTTGTTCTTGTGGGCATCAACTTGCCGTCTTACGGCAAAGAGACTGGCGGCAAGCTGCGCCTGATTGACGCCATTGAGCTTGCCTGCGCGGTGAACGGTATAGAACGGGTTCGCCTTGGTTCGCTTGAGCCCGAGCTGCTTACCGACGATGATATTGCCCGAATGGCGGCACAGCCCAAGTTTTGCCCACAGTTTCATCTGTCGCTGCAAAGCGGCTGCGACGCAACCTTAAAACGCATGAACCGCCACTATACCGGTGCAGAATACAAAGAAATTGTACAAAAGCTGCGTGCTGCTTTTGATAATGCTGCTATGACTACGGATATTGTTGTGGGCTTCCCCGGCGAAACAGACGAAGAATTTGCACAGTGCATCCAATTTGCAAAGGACGTTGGTTTTGCCAAAGTACACGTGTTCCCGTATTCGGTACGCGAGGGTACCCGTGCCGCAACCATGCCAAATCAAGTTACCAAAGCGGTAAAAGAAGTACGCTGTGCCGCACTTTCGCGCGAGATGGAAGAGGTGCGCCGTGCATTTTTGCAAACACAAGTTGGCAAAACAGAGCAAGTGCTTTTTGAAACCACCGAGACAGCGCTTGGTACCGAGGGCTATACCAAAAATTACATCCCTGTGCGCGTGCTTGCCGATACAGACATCCGCGGGCAGCTGCACAATGTAAAACTTGTCTCAGTCAGCGGAGACTGTTGCATTGGAAAACTGGCAGATTAACCCCTGAATACCCTAGCTTAACCGACGGGGGATCCCCATAATATACAAAGAGTATAAAATTAGGAGGTCATTATGGCAGTCTATCGAGTTTATGTCGAGAAAAAAAGTGAGTTTGCCGTGGAAGCCCAATCGGTACGATCCGATATCCGTACCGTGTTGGGGGTTGAAAGTGTAACCGGTGTGCGGCTGCTCAACCGCTACGATGTAGAGCACTTGGAACATCAGCAGTTTGAGCGCGCCAAAAACACCATCTTTGCCGAACCGCAGGTTGATCTATTGTATGACTTCATACCTGAAACGAACGCACCAAACCGTATTTTTGCAGTGCAATATTTGCCCGGACAGTTTGACCAACGAGCCGATTCCTGTGCCCAGTGTATCCAGATTATGACACAGGGGGAACGGCCGATTGTAAAAACTGCCCGGGTTTTTATTTTGGCAGGCAAGATTTCGGATGAAGATTTTGCACGTATAAAAGCGTTCGTGATTAACCCTGTTGAAAGCCGCGAGGCGTCGCTCGCAGAAGAAGCAACGCTGGAAACTACCTGTAAAATCCCAACCGATGTACAGACACTGGGTGGTTTTATTGCTTACAATGAGCATGAACTAAATTGTTTTGTTGACGATTATGGTTTGGCGATGGATTTGGACGACATCAAGTTTTTGCAGGGGTACTTTCGAGATACCGAGCGCCGTGACCCTACTATCACAGAAATCCGTATGATCGATACCTATTGGTCTGACCACTGCCGACACACCACATTTTCTACCAATATCCGCTGTGTTGAAATTGAACCAGAATACATTCTCTCAACCTTTAAAAAATATCTGAAATGCCGCGAAACTTTGTACGCAGGCAAAGACAAGCCCGTTACACTCATGGATTTAGCGGTGATTGGCGCCAAGGCACTGAAACAGCAGGGGTATTTGAATGACCTTGATGAAAGCGAGGAAATTAACGCCTGCTCGGTTCGGATTGATGTGGATGTGGACGGAGTAAACGAACCGTGGCTCTTGATGTTCAAGAACGAAACCCACAACCACCCCACCGAAATTGAGCCGTTCGGCGGTGCGGCTACCTGTTTGGGCGGCGCGATACGCGATCCGCTATCGGGGCGTAGCTATGTGTACCAGGCAATGCGCGTTACCGGTGCTGCAGACCCTACCGTACCTATTTCGCAAACCATGCAGGGCAAGCTGCCGCAGCGCAAGCTTACCACCACGGCGGCTGCGGGCTACAGCAGCTACGGCAACCAAATTGGGTTGGCGACAGGGCATGTGGCAGAAATATACCACCCCGGTTATGCGGCAAAGCGTATGGAAATTGGTGCTGTGGTAGGCGCTGCACCTGCCAAAAATATACGGCGTGAGCGTCCGCAGGCAGGGGATGTGG from the Hydrogenoanaerobacterium saccharovorans genome contains:
- a CDS encoding D-alanyl-D-alanine carboxypeptidase family protein — its product is MSIIGKRTLALFLAFLLCILGAQPVFAEEAKLDVSLPVEPSNLAMNVKSAILVEQTTGQVLYEKNPDELMPPASITKIMTLLLVMEALEAGKLKMEDMVSCSEHAASMGGSQIWLEPNEQMSVHELLKAAAISSANDASVLLGEAVAGSEEGFVGMMNNRAKELGMKNTTFHNACGLDNKGHLTTARDIAIMSAELLKHEKIKEYSTVWMDSLRGGKTQLVNTNKLVRFYDGATGLKTGTTDGAGSCLSASAQRGGLSLVAVVLGAPTSNDRFAGARKLLDYGFANYAMATPPSIDEQLTPVKVLHGTKPEVAVQYDPPKAIVVKQGDEQKLEQRVSMVPDVVAPIEKGQILGKVVISLDSNPITEYPLKAAHAVEKMTFRNGVKTLFGSLIKLK
- a CDS encoding helix-turn-helix domain-containing protein; its protein translation is MYKNKAVDGRNNICGKNVARIRKSLNPKVSQRMLADQLQIQGLDVDKNAIQRIENGERFVTDIELVALANILNVSLELLTNAKH
- a CDS encoding glucose-6-phosphate isomerase produces the protein MPLKLNANYIKGFLTEAEINAIYPEIKAAHKTLHEGTGKGNDFLGWLNLPTDYDKEEFCRIKAAAAKIKKDSDILIVIGIGGSYLGARAAIELLRSPFYNNLKKDTPDIFFAGNNINPTYLNEILSICEGKDISINVISKSGTTTEPALAFRIFRELLEKKYGVDGAKGRIYCTTDKARGTLKQLCNEQGYETFGIPDDVGGRFSVLTAVGLLPIAVAGIDIDAIMNGAATAQKELDNDDVSSNDCYRYAAIRNCLYRKGKAIEMLVSYEPAFTMMAEWFKQLFGESEGKENKGLFPSSATFSTDLHSMGQYIQQGERILIETVMDIKKPKSDLYIDNDAANADGLNFLSGQNMSVVNRKALEGTILAHTEGGVPNIVLELPEINEHEFGYMVYFFEKACAISGYTLNVNPFDQPGVESYKKNMFALLGKPGYEDMKAELEAKLK
- a CDS encoding helix-turn-helix domain-containing protein, which translates into the protein MKTYIEIIRELREDNDLKQEAIAKILGTSQQMYSRYEKGLNEMPIRHLIMLCKFYNVSADYILGLKQDKN
- a CDS encoding HPr family phosphocarrier protein translates to MKEVTILLNTINDVKIFVNTVSKYDFDVDLVSGRYAIDAKSIMGIFSLDLSKPIKMQVYSDNCDAFMDEIKPFIAK
- the mtaB gene encoding tRNA (N(6)-L-threonylcarbamoyladenosine(37)-C(2))-methylthiotransferase MtaB, translated to MRAAFYTLGCKVNQYETQILEQIFYDNGFDIVSPDTAADVFVINSCTVTSSGDKKTRQALRRFKRANPQAVAALTGCFPQAFPDAAEKIPEADVITGSYNRASLLTNIQKYLATGERVIDITAHERGEKFESMKASKFLDRTRAFIKIQDGCDRYCSYCIIPMARGPVRSKPLAELEEELAGLAKSGYKEVVLVGINLPSYGKETGGKLRLIDAIELACAVNGIERVRLGSLEPELLTDDDIARMAAQPKFCPQFHLSLQSGCDATLKRMNRHYTGAEYKEIVQKLRAAFDNAAMTTDIVVGFPGETDEEFAQCIQFAKDVGFAKVHVFPYSVREGTRAATMPNQVTKAVKEVRCAALSREMEEVRRAFLQTQVGKTEQVLFETTETALGTEGYTKNYIPVRVLADTDIRGQLHNVKLVSVSGDCCIGKLAD